The sequence below is a genomic window from Candidatus Methylomirabilota bacterium.
CTCAGGACGATCTCGGGCTTGCCGATGTCGTTCTTGTAGAAGTACGACGAGGGGAAGATGTCGCCGGGATAGGTGAAGTTGGGGAGGGTGGCGAGCTCGGCGCAGATGGCGCCGCCGATGGCGCTCTCGAGCATGCCGCCGATCCAGCAGGGGATCCCGTGCTCGGCGCAGAGAGCCTGGATGTCCCTCGATGCCGTCAGACCGCCCACGCGGGCCATCTTGATGTTGACGACCTTGCAGCTTCCTAGTCGGATGGCCGCCTGGACATGGGTCAGGCTGAGCGCGCTCTCGTCGAGGCACACAGGCGTCTCGATCCGCTTCTGCAGGTCGGCGTGGTTGATGAGGCTCATCCCATCGTCGGCGAGGGGCTGCTCGATCATGGCCAGGCGATGGCGGTCGAGCTTGCGAAAGAGCTCGGTGTCCGCCGGCGTGTAGGCGGCGTTGCAGTCGATGTGGAAGGTGAAGTCGGGGAAGGTGGAGCGGACGGCCTCGACCATGTTCAGATCCCAGCCCGGCCGGAACTTCAGCTTGATCCGCGGGAAGCCTGCGTCGATGGCGCCCTGGATCTTCTCCATCAGGATGTCGAGGGAGTCCTGGACGCCGAAGTCCGCCCCCACCGCGACACGATCGCGGGAGCCGCCGAGGGCGCGGTGCAGGGGCAACCCGCGCCGCTTGGCGTCCAGTACCCACCACGTGATTTCCAGGGCGGCCCGGGCGAACTGGTTGCCCTTGATGAAGCCAAGGCGATCCAGGAGGTCCTGGACGGAGGCGATCTCCTGCCCGATGATGCGCGGGGCCATCAGCGCGCGGAGGGTGTGGAAGGTGCCCGTGGTGTGCTCCGCGGAGTAGGAGGGGACATACGGCGGGCAGCTTTCGCCCCACGCGTACTGCCCCTCGCTCTCCATGCGCACGAGCATGGTCTCCGTGTAGAGCTGGTCGCCGTAGGACGTGCGAAAGTTGAAGGCGAGCGGGAGCTTCACCCAGTAGATGTCGAGGCCGTCGATCTTCATGTGCCTGCGATGGTAGTCAGAGCGCCCGTCAAATTCAAGCGGTCCCGGTTGACGGTGTGGAGGGGCTCTGGCACGATGGCGGCCACTCGACGGAGCCACTCATGACTTCCCAGAGCTTCGATCTCATCGTGATCGGCGGAGGTGTGTTCGGGCTCAGCGCGGCCTTGGCGGGCGCGCGTCGCCGCCGGCGCACGCTCGTCGTGGATCGCCGCGTCGTGCCGAATCCGATCGCCGCCTCCTACGGCCCCTCGCGAAAGATCCGCTCCACCTATCTCGACGCCCACTACACGCGCCTGGCGCTCGAGGCCATGGCGGGCTGGCGGCGCATCGAAGCCGAGACGGGCCGGGAGCTCTATGTCGCCGTGGGCAACCTGAACGTGAGCGACGGCGGGGCGGAGGCGCACCTCGAGGAGCTCGAGCGCAACGCCCGGCGCGCCGGCGCCAAGGTCCGCTGGCTCGAGGCCGCCGACCTCCGGCGTGAGTTCCCACAGTTCCGCCCGGGGAAGCGCGCGCTCCTGGAGGAAGAGGCGGGCTTTCTCCGCGCCACGGACTGCGTGGCCGCCCTCCGGGCCCTCGGCGAGAAGGCGGGCGTCCAGTTCGCCACCGAGCGGGAGGCGGGCATCGAATCGAGCGGTGGAGGCGTCGAAGTGCGCGCAGGCGGCGCGACGTACCGCGCGCCACAGATCGTGGTCGCCGCCGGCGGCTGGTCGAAGCGGCTTTTTCCCGAGCTTGGGCGCGCCCTCTGGCAGTGCCAGCAGGGCATCATGTATCTGGAAGGCGTGCCCGCGCCGTTCTGCCGGCCCGCCTTCGTGCCCTACTCGGCCGCCGACACGGGCTTCTATGGCTTCCCCGCCGAGCCGGGCCGCGTCGGCCTCAAGCTGGCCCGGCATCTCGTCACCGATCCCATCGACGATCCCGACTTCGACCGCCGGACGACCCCATCAGGCTTTGTCGAAGCCGCCACCGAGTTCGTCGGGAGCTGGTTCGGCCTCGATCCGAAGGACTACCGGGTCAGCTGCGATAGCTGCATGTACAACCTGTCCACGAGCAATGACTTCCTCCTCGACTTCCATCCGCAGTGGCCAGGCGTGTTTCTCGCCACCGCGGGATCCGGCCACGGGTTCAAGTTCGGCTCGATCCTCGGCGAGATCGTCCTCGATCGTCTGGACGGCCTCGCGAACGACCGGTGGTCGCCCCAGTTCTCCTACGCGTCTTTCCTCGCGGCGGGCTCGCGGCCCCGACTGCTCTGACCGCCGGCGTCACACCACGCGCGCGGCTCTGAGCTCCGCGATCTCCGCCGGCGACATGGCGAGAAGGCCCTCGAGCACCTCGTCGGTGTGCTGGCCGAGGGGCGGTCCCGCGTGCGTGACACGGCCCGGGGTGGCGGAGAGTCGCGGAATGACCGCGGGCTGCGCGAGCGGTCCCACCTTGGACGGCACCTCGATGATGGTCTGCCGCTCTCGATAGTGCGGGTCCGCGAAGATGTCGGCCATGCTCATGATCGGGGAATGAGGGATGTCGTGGCCCTTGAGCCCTTTGATGGCCTCGTCGAGGCGCCGCGCCTTGAACCACGCCTCGACCATTCCGAGAATCTCCCCCATGTTGGACGCGCGCCCTTCGTGGCTCGCGTACCGCGGGTCTTTCGGCAGATCCGGCTGCCCGAGCATGACACAGAGCCGCTCGAAGAGGTGCTGGGCCGGCGTCGTGAAGACTATCCACCGCCCGTCCGACGTGGCGAAGGCGCCGCCCGGCCAGCCAGAATGCTGGATGCCGCCGCGCTCGCGCACCACGCCCTGACGGCCATAGAAAGTGGGCGTGTATTCGAGGATGCGGAAAACCGACTCGTAGAGGGCGGCATCGATCCACTGGCCTTCGCCCGTATGGTCCCGGTGGCGGAGGGCCGCCATGACGCCGAAAGCCGTGAAGAGCCCCGTCAGATAGTCGGGATAGACGGGCGTGGGTCGCGACGGCGGCCGGTCGGCGGGGCCATTGAGAAACCACGTGCCTCCGAACGCCGAGGCGATGGCGGCAAAACCGGGGCCCTGGCGGAGTGGTCCCGTCTGCCCGAAGGCCGTGATGCGCGCCATGATCAGCGACGGGCGGAGCCGGTGGAGTTCCTCCCAGCCCAGCCCCCACGATTCCAGCACACCCGGCCGGAAATTCTCGAGCACGACGTCACAGAGCGGCACGAGGCGCCGCACGATGCCCTGCCCTTGCGGCGTGCGCAGGTCGAGGGTGACGACCTTCTTTCCGCGATTGTCGACGGCATACCAGTAGTTGACTCCGTCCTCGGTGGGCCCAAGCCGGCGGAGGTCGTCACCCTTGCCCGGCAGCTCGGTCTTGATGACCTCGGCGCCGAACTCCGCCATGAGGGCGCCGCAGAAAGGGCCGGCCACGATCTGGGCCAGCTCGAGGACGCGGATGCCGGTCAGGGGCAGGGGGCCGTCGGTCATGGCGAACGGGCGGCATTGTAGCAGAACCTACGGGTGGCAAGGTCCGAGCCTGTTTCCAGACCAGGCCCTGCGAACGGCGGGACCTCAGCCGTTCGCGAGATGGTCCACGAGCCAGCGCGCGGTGCGCAGAAGGCGCGCGTCGCCGTGGCGCGGGCCGACCATCTGGACGCCGAGAGGAAGCTCGTTCGCGCCCTGCATGAGGGGCACGCTGATGGCGGGCATGCCGCAGAGCGTCCACAGCGAGCAAAAGGCCGGATCTCCCGTGGAGTCGAGCCCCGCCGGCGCGGTGCCGGTGGAAGCGGGAGTCAGGATGGCGTCATAGCGCTGAGAGAAGAGCTCGGCGAATCCCTCGTGGAGCTCGGGCAGGTGGGAGAGGGCGGCCAGATAGTCGAGGGCGCGCGTCGCGCGGCCGCGCTCGATCCGCGGCCGAATCGACGCGGACAGGTGAGCGCGACCTTCGTTCCACTCCCGGGTCAGGTTCGCCGCCAGCTCGACTTCCATGATCGTCCGATGCCAGTCGAGCGCCGCGTCCACCCCGCTGGACAGCTCGATCTCTTCCACGCGATCGCCCAGGCGATCCGTCAGCTCCGCGAAGGCTTCCTGGGCATCGCCGGCCACGCGATCCCAGCGAGCGGTCTTGACGAAGGCGAACATGGGCGGCAGGGGAGGCTCCTCGGCCGCCACCTCCGCGAAGGGAATGCGCGCGCGCGGTCGTGTATCCGGATCGCGCTCGTCGTAGCCCACGAGCAGCGAAGCGAGCAGCGCGATGTCCTCGATCGTGCGCGCGAAGAGCCCGACGTGATCGAGCGTGCGAGAGATCATGAACATGCCGTGGCGCGGGATGAGGCCATGGGTCGGCTTGAAGCCATACACGCCGCAGAACGACGCCGGCCGGATGGTGGAGCCGCCCGTCTGGCTCCCCAGGGCGAGCGGCACCATGCCGGCGGCCACGGCCGCGGCCGAGCCGCTGGAGGAGCCGCCCGGCGTGTGCGCGGGATTGTGCGGATTTCGCGTCTTGTTGGGGAAGGCGCCGGCAAACTCCGTGGTCACCGTCTTGCCTATGATGACGGCACCCGCCCCGCGCAGCATGGACACCACCGGCGCGTCGCGCGATGGCGTGCGACCCGCGTGGAGCGGAGAGCCGTTCTCGGTCGGCATGTCCGCGGTATCGATGATGTCCTTCAGGCCCACGGGAATGCCGTGTAGCGGGCCAAGGGGCCGACCCCCGAGCCGCCATTCGTCCGCCGCGCGCGCCTGCCCGAGCGCGTACTCCGGATCCAGAAAGGCCCACGCCTCGATCCGCCCATCGGTCTCACGCACTCGGGCCAGACAAGCCTCGACCAGTTGCTCCGACGAGATCACGCCATCCCGGATCAACCGCGCCCCATCCGTAGCCGACAGCGCATACAGGTTACTCAGATCCATCGAGCTTTCTCCTTCAGCGACTGAATTCTACGCTCCGAGCGGCGGCTTTGCCGCCGCAATCGAAGAATTGGGGGGAGGCACGGAGGAGCGCGCCGCAGGCGCGCGACGACGGTCGGAAGGGGGGCAAAGCCCCCCTCCGAGTCATCGACGAAAGTCCCCCTCCGGGGATTACTTCCCATACAGGAACTCCGGCAGCCAGAGGCTCATGCCCGGCCAGATGTACATGAACACGAGGCAGATGCACACGATGATCATGTACGGCATCATGCCCGCGAAGATCTGGTTGAGCGTCACGTGCTTCGGCGCCACCCCCTTGAGATAGAACGCCGACATCGCCACCGGCGGCGAGAGGAACGCGGCCTGGAGATTGACCGCGACCATGGTGCCGAACAGGATGGGATCGATCTTGAAGTGGCTCAGCAGCGGGATGAAGATCGGGCAGAAGATGATGATGATCTCCGTCCACTCGAGCGGCCAGCCGAGAAGGAAGATGATCACTTGGGCCACGAACATGAACCCGAGCGGCGAAAGGTTCATGCCCAGCACCCACCGCTCGATCAGCGACTGGCCGCCGTGCAAGGCGAACACGGCGGAGAACAGCGCCGAGCCCACGAACAGCCAGCACACCATCGCCGTCGTCTTGGCGGTCAGGAAGGTCGCCTGCCTCAGGTTCTCGCGGAGCTCCGCGGAGGTCCTGAGATACCAGAGCCCGGGCACGACGGTCCCCACGAGCGTCCCGCCGATCGAGCCCGCCACGACCAGGGATGCCCAGTCCTCGCCCTGCCACCACCCGAGGGCAACGCCGATGATGAATCCGACCAGGCTCCACCACAAGACCTGCCGCAGATACTTCGCCATCACGGCAAGGTACATCGCGCCGAGGGCCCCGATCGCCGCCGACTCCGTGGCGGTACAGATGCCGAACAGGATCACCGCAAGGACCACCACGGTGAGCACCCCGAGCGGCACCACCGATGCGCACAGCTCCTTCAGGATCTCGAGCTGCTCGCCGTCCATGCGCCAGAAGTAGAAGAGGAGCAGGAACCCCGAGACCGCCGCCAGTCCCCAGAACCAGGCGTAGAAGTGCTCCGGGATCCTCCCCGCTCCCGACGCCAACGTAGGGTCCCTGAGTGACGTCATCTCCTCGGGCGGTCCCTCGGCCTTCGGTCGGTTCTCCGCCGGCTCCGCCGCGGATTCCGCGGTGCCAAGCTCCTGCGGTTTCTCCTCGGCCGGTGCCCCCTTCGCGGCGGGCGCCGCGGGGACGGCCTTGGCCGGCTCCGCCGGCGCGGCGGCTATCGCCACCTCGGGCGCGTTGTAGATGACCACGTACCACCACCCCGCGACGAAGGTGCCGACGGTCAACAGCAGCGGCACCGACAGCACGAGCAGGTTCTTGGCAATCACGTCGTAACCGGCCGCGCCCTTCAGCAGGGCCGGACGAAACACGCTCGCCACGAGGCCCGGGACGACGCTCCGCGACCGGCCGCGCTCGAGTCCTTGAAGCCAGTCCGGCACCGCCACGCGGTACTGGTCGGGCCGGAGCTTCGGGGCGATCTTGGAGTTGATGATCGCCCAGCCGAGGATGTAGACGAGGTAGAGGGAGGTCAGGAAGAACCCCGGCAGCATCGCGGCCGCGTAGAGCTTGACGATGGACTGCCCGGCCACCGCGGCATAGACGATGATCATCACGGAGGGCGGGATCAGGATGCCCAGCGTGCCGCCCGCGGTGATGACGCCCGAGGCGAGCTTCACGTCGTAGCCTGCGTTGAGCATCGGGCGCAGGGAGATGACGCCCATGAGGACGACCACGGCGCCGACGATGCCGGAGGCGATCCCCCAGAACGCGGACACCAGCATGGTGGTCACGGCGAGCGAGGCGGGAACGCGCCGGAAGGCGAGCTGGACGCTGTGGAACATCTTGTCCACCAGCGCCGC
It includes:
- a CDS encoding TRAP transporter large permease subunit produces the protein MSDPSLGLTMLGLIVIAIMMGFPTAFTLMGLGMVFGYIAFWIPGAHWYDNRIFDLIAQRTYGVMTNDVLLSIPLFVFMGYVMERAALVDKMFHSVQLAFRRVPASLAVTTMLVSAFWGIASGIVGAVVVLMGVISLRPMLNAGYDVKLASGVITAGGTLGILIPPSVMIIVYAAVAGQSIVKLYAAAMLPGFFLTSLYLVYILGWAIINSKIAPKLRPDQYRVAVPDWLQGLERGRSRSVVPGLVASVFRPALLKGAAGYDVIAKNLLVLSVPLLLTVGTFVAGWWYVVIYNAPEVAIAAAPAEPAKAVPAAPAAKGAPAEEKPQELGTAESAAEPAENRPKAEGPPEEMTSLRDPTLASGAGRIPEHFYAWFWGLAAVSGFLLLFYFWRMDGEQLEILKELCASVVPLGVLTVVVLAVILFGICTATESAAIGALGAMYLAVMAKYLRQVLWWSLVGFIIGVALGWWQGEDWASLVVAGSIGGTLVGTVVPGLWYLRTSAELRENLRQATFLTAKTTAMVCWLFVGSALFSAVFALHGGQSLIERWVLGMNLSPLGFMFVAQVIIFLLGWPLEWTEIIIIFCPIFIPLLSHFKIDPILFGTMVAVNLQAAFLSPPVAMSAFYLKGVAPKHVTLNQIFAGMMPYMIIVCICLVFMYIWPGMSLWLPEFLYGK
- a CDS encoding FAD-dependent oxidoreductase; its protein translation is MTSQSFDLIVIGGGVFGLSAALAGARRRRRTLVVDRRVVPNPIAASYGPSRKIRSTYLDAHYTRLALEAMAGWRRIEAETGRELYVAVGNLNVSDGGAEAHLEELERNARRAGAKVRWLEAADLRREFPQFRPGKRALLEEEAGFLRATDCVAALRALGEKAGVQFATEREAGIESSGGGVEVRAGGATYRAPQIVVAAGGWSKRLFPELGRALWQCQQGIMYLEGVPAPFCRPAFVPYSAADTGFYGFPAEPGRVGLKLARHLVTDPIDDPDFDRRTTPSGFVEAATEFVGSWFGLDPKDYRVSCDSCMYNLSTSNDFLLDFHPQWPGVFLATAGSGHGFKFGSILGEIVLDRLDGLANDRWSPQFSYASFLAAGSRPRLL
- a CDS encoding amidase yields the protein MDLSNLYALSATDGARLIRDGVISSEQLVEACLARVRETDGRIEAWAFLDPEYALGQARAADEWRLGGRPLGPLHGIPVGLKDIIDTADMPTENGSPLHAGRTPSRDAPVVSMLRGAGAVIIGKTVTTEFAGAFPNKTRNPHNPAHTPGGSSSGSAAAVAAGMVPLALGSQTGGSTIRPASFCGVYGFKPTHGLIPRHGMFMISRTLDHVGLFARTIEDIALLASLLVGYDERDPDTRPRARIPFAEVAAEEPPLPPMFAFVKTARWDRVAGDAQEAFAELTDRLGDRVEEIELSSGVDAALDWHRTIMEVELAANLTREWNEGRAHLSASIRPRIERGRATRALDYLAALSHLPELHEGFAELFSQRYDAILTPASTGTAPAGLDSTGDPAFCSLWTLCGMPAISVPLMQGANELPLGVQMVGPRHGDARLLRTARWLVDHLANG
- the menC gene encoding o-succinylbenzoate synthase, which gives rise to MKIDGLDIYWVKLPLAFNFRTSYGDQLYTETMLVRMESEGQYAWGESCPPYVPSYSAEHTTGTFHTLRALMAPRIIGQEIASVQDLLDRLGFIKGNQFARAALEITWWVLDAKRRGLPLHRALGGSRDRVAVGADFGVQDSLDILMEKIQGAIDAGFPRIKLKFRPGWDLNMVEAVRSTFPDFTFHIDCNAAYTPADTELFRKLDRHRLAMIEQPLADDGMSLINHADLQKRIETPVCLDESALSLTHVQAAIRLGSCKVVNIKMARVGGLTASRDIQALCAEHGIPCWIGGMLESAIGGAICAELATLPNFTYPGDIFPSSYFYKNDIGKPEIVLSGRGEVATSRVPGIAQEPDADLLKQWTVEHASFRV
- a CDS encoding CaiB/BaiF CoA-transferase family protein; protein product: MTDGPLPLTGIRVLELAQIVAGPFCGALMAEFGAEVIKTELPGKGDDLRRLGPTEDGVNYWYAVDNRGKKVVTLDLRTPQGQGIVRRLVPLCDVVLENFRPGVLESWGLGWEELHRLRPSLIMARITAFGQTGPLRQGPGFAAIASAFGGTWFLNGPADRPPSRPTPVYPDYLTGLFTAFGVMAALRHRDHTGEGQWIDAALYESVFRILEYTPTFYGRQGVVRERGGIQHSGWPGGAFATSDGRWIVFTTPAQHLFERLCVMLGQPDLPKDPRYASHEGRASNMGEILGMVEAWFKARRLDEAIKGLKGHDIPHSPIMSMADIFADPHYRERQTIIEVPSKVGPLAQPAVIPRLSATPGRVTHAGPPLGQHTDEVLEGLLAMSPAEIAELRAARVV